From the genome of Nodosilinea sp. FACHB-141, one region includes:
- a CDS encoding polysaccharide biosynthesis/export family protein, whose protein sequence is MVFCGLAKGYRSGAAAQRLGRWGGLTGLWLVTAIAPAIAQTPPAALPDRLPGSSLRLESESLDDVFDDYRLGPGDGIFVGVQRFPDLSFPATLDIQGNVVLPLAGTLNLTGLTLEEARETIFDRYNQYVVNPDVSVILTTQRPVEVTVVGEVPRPGFYPLQAPQLSVALLTAGGSTTLADLRLVQVDRPLESGDILSRTIDLFTPLLQGEPIPQVRLQDGDVVTVPRLSPEDVESYDRALVASSTLARPEITIRILNRAAGARGGEARFGAINLRNGSRFLDALAVAGVNPDVAAYNRIAVLRFNPETGSADTITVNATAAVNGDLSQNIPLQENDILVVDRNLLARVSYALNTFTQPFRDVLGFLLFFDSLTDSADSLFRP, encoded by the coding sequence ATGGTTTTTTGTGGTTTGGCCAAAGGCTATAGGTCTGGGGCGGCAGCTCAGAGGCTAGGGCGCTGGGGTGGTCTGACGGGCCTTTGGTTGGTAACTGCGATCGCCCCGGCGATCGCCCAAACACCCCCAGCGGCATTACCCGATCGCCTCCCAGGTTCTAGCTTGAGGCTAGAATCCGAGAGCCTGGACGATGTCTTTGATGACTACCGTTTGGGGCCTGGAGACGGCATTTTTGTCGGAGTGCAGCGGTTTCCCGACCTGAGCTTTCCGGCCACTTTAGATATTCAAGGCAACGTGGTGCTACCCCTAGCCGGCACCCTTAACCTCACTGGGCTCACCCTAGAAGAGGCTCGCGAAACAATTTTCGACCGCTACAACCAGTACGTGGTCAATCCTGATGTGTCAGTGATTCTCACCACCCAGCGCCCAGTAGAAGTGACGGTGGTGGGCGAGGTACCCCGTCCAGGGTTTTACCCCTTGCAGGCGCCGCAGCTATCGGTGGCGCTGCTGACAGCCGGAGGCTCTACCACCCTGGCGGATTTGCGTCTGGTGCAAGTGGATCGGCCCCTGGAGAGCGGCGATATACTGTCGCGCACCATAGATTTGTTCACCCCACTCCTCCAGGGTGAACCCATTCCCCAGGTGAGGTTACAGGACGGCGATGTGGTCACGGTGCCCCGCCTATCTCCAGAGGATGTAGAGAGCTACGATCGCGCCCTAGTGGCCAGTTCAACCCTGGCTCGGCCCGAAATTACCATCCGTATCCTTAACCGAGCGGCCGGGGCGCGGGGCGGAGAAGCTCGCTTTGGAGCGATTAATCTGCGCAACGGCAGCCGCTTTTTAGATGCCCTGGCCGTGGCAGGGGTCAACCCCGATGTGGCCGCCTATAACCGCATTGCGGTGCTGCGATTTAACCCCGAAACCGGTTCGGCCGACACGATCACGGTGAATGCGACGGCGGCGGTAAACGGTGACTTGAGCCAGAACATTCCCCTTCAGGAAAACGACATCCTGGTGGTTGACCGCAACCTGCTGGCGCGGGTCAGCTATGCTCTCAATACCTTTACTCAGCCCTTTCGCGATGTGTTGGGCTTTTTGCTCTTTTTTGACTCCCTGACCGATTCAGCAGACTCGTTATTTAGACCCTAG
- a CDS encoding polysaccharide biosynthesis tyrosine autokinase, with protein sequence MVSPFIKRYLLALDRYKWPSLATLLGILGISAVVAVQPPPPPQYRAEGVLVQNAPVVALTTTGTEVQQRGQGIISEEFLLADVLLQQVSQELERRGISMDPETLRYRTTVKLEGEENVVQRVTVTFRGADEEQTQLTLSLLFEAMVELSRVTNRARIGAIVTALDERLPAVEADLRAAEQALEVYDRTEGPAIQAALDGSLLGAISGGQQQQRQNQITLAGLDSQIQSLQQQLGLTPGEAFTASALSADPIIAQLRSQILESETQLKLLSATLRESHPTIQDLRQNLAAYNALLAERAQEVIGGQDLAALPSVSEVRQNSTLDPARAALANQLVTLSAQRAALASQQQVLRQSDGQLRQQYSSLPNKQLERNRLAQQVALNQALYDQIQAKRIDAQAAEAETASSLTVAQPPTTTLQADPPTSPVVVMAVGGLLGIVAAGAVVFLLDLLDSTARTPEDLQNILSDQDVPVLGLVPALAATSSQGWPILYQPQTADLEIYERLRSSLRRAGSLSEAGTPPWVVLVVSSRSGEGKTTSAFNLGIAAARAGRRTLIVEADLRQPSCGHRLGVKLNPAAISAPLHYYAGRQQEPIQLAPWVENLYLAPSPGPQPHPAAILESSEMGQFLTDARARFDLVLIDAPPLGNSNDALLLGAASDGLLLVTRPGYTDKAVLEALLEQLLENEDLPLLGAIVNAADRTAASATPPPADSAAVTPGPQPLVRSIDF encoded by the coding sequence ATGGTTTCTCCTTTTATTAAGCGCTATCTGCTGGCCCTAGACCGCTACAAGTGGCCTAGCTTGGCAACCCTGCTGGGCATTTTGGGCATTTCAGCAGTGGTGGCCGTGCAGCCCCCGCCGCCCCCGCAATACCGGGCCGAGGGGGTGCTGGTGCAAAATGCGCCAGTCGTTGCCCTGACCACCACCGGTACCGAGGTGCAGCAGCGGGGTCAGGGCATTATTTCAGAGGAGTTTCTGCTGGCTGACGTGCTGCTGCAGCAGGTGTCCCAGGAGCTAGAGCGGCGAGGGATTTCAATGGATCCTGAAACCTTGCGATACCGCACCACGGTCAAGCTAGAGGGGGAAGAAAATGTGGTGCAGCGGGTCACAGTCACCTTTCGCGGGGCCGACGAAGAGCAGACCCAGCTCACCCTCAGCCTGCTATTCGAGGCCATGGTGGAGCTGAGCCGAGTCACCAACCGGGCCAGAATTGGAGCCATTGTGACTGCGTTAGACGAGCGTCTGCCAGCCGTAGAAGCTGATCTGCGAGCCGCCGAGCAGGCCCTCGAAGTCTACGATCGCACCGAAGGCCCGGCCATTCAAGCAGCCCTCGACGGCAGCCTGCTAGGGGCGATCTCGGGTGGGCAGCAGCAGCAGCGCCAGAACCAAATCACGTTGGCGGGGCTAGATTCCCAGATTCAAAGCCTCCAGCAGCAGCTGGGGCTGACGCCGGGGGAGGCCTTCACCGCTTCGGCCTTGAGCGCTGACCCGATTATTGCCCAGCTGCGATCGCAGATTTTAGAGAGCGAGACCCAGCTCAAGCTGCTGTCGGCCACCCTGCGCGAGTCGCACCCCACCATTCAAGACCTGCGCCAAAACCTGGCCGCCTACAATGCCCTGCTGGCCGAGCGTGCCCAGGAGGTGATTGGGGGGCAAGACCTAGCCGCCCTGCCCAGCGTTAGCGAAGTGCGCCAAAACAGCACCCTCGACCCGGCCCGCGCCGCCCTGGCCAACCAGCTGGTCACCCTCAGCGCCCAGCGGGCCGCCCTGGCCAGCCAGCAGCAGGTGCTCCGCCAAAGCGATGGCCAACTGCGTCAGCAGTACTCCAGCCTGCCCAACAAGCAGCTGGAGCGCAACCGCCTCGCCCAGCAGGTGGCCCTCAACCAGGCTCTCTACGACCAAATTCAGGCCAAACGCATTGATGCCCAAGCCGCTGAGGCCGAGACCGCCAGCAGCCTCACTGTCGCTCAACCGCCCACCACCACCCTCCAGGCCGACCCGCCCACCAGCCCCGTCGTGGTTATGGCCGTCGGCGGACTACTGGGAATTGTTGCCGCCGGGGCCGTGGTCTTTTTGCTCGATCTGCTCGACAGTACTGCCCGCACCCCCGAAGATCTCCAAAACATTTTGAGCGATCAGGATGTGCCGGTGTTGGGGCTAGTCCCGGCTTTAGCTGCCACGTCTTCCCAAGGTTGGCCGATTCTCTACCAGCCCCAGACTGCCGACCTGGAGATTTATGAGCGACTGCGCAGCAGCCTGCGGCGGGCGGGCAGCTTGTCTGAGGCTGGGACACCCCCGTGGGTGGTGCTAGTCGTCAGCAGCCGGTCGGGAGAAGGTAAAACTACCAGCGCCTTTAACCTGGGCATTGCCGCTGCTCGCGCCGGACGCCGAACCCTAATTGTTGAAGCCGACCTGCGCCAGCCCTCCTGCGGTCACCGGCTAGGGGTCAAGCTCAACCCAGCTGCCATCTCTGCACCGCTGCACTACTACGCCGGGCGGCAGCAGGAGCCAATTCAGCTCGCGCCCTGGGTCGAAAACCTGTACCTAGCTCCCAGCCCCGGCCCCCAACCCCACCCGGCCGCCATCCTGGAGTCGAGCGAGATGGGGCAATTTTTAACCGACGCTCGCGCTCGGTTTGACCTGGTACTGATTGACGCGCCGCCTCTGGGCAACAGCAACGACGCCCTGCTGCTTGGGGCCGCCAGCGATGGGCTACTGCTGGTGACCCGCCCCGGCTACACCGACAAAGCGGTGCTAGAGGCTCTGTTAGAACAGCTGTTAGAAAACGAAGACCTGCCGCTGCTGGGTGCGATCGTCAATGCCGCCGATCGCACCGCCGCCTCTGCCACCCCTCCTCCGGCCGACAGTGCCGCTGTCACCCCCGGCCCCCAGCCCCTGGTTCGCTCCATCGACTTTTAG
- a CDS encoding pyridoxine 5'-phosphate synthase, with the protein MPTLGVNIDHIATIRQARRTVEPDPVAAAVLAELAGADGITVHLREDRRHMQDRDVRLLRQMVRTHLNLEMAATDEMVAIALDVKPDYVTLVPERREEVTTEGGLDIAGQTDRMKSVVNTLQSAGIPVSLFIDAASDQIEASAQVGAQFIELHTGPYAEVKAEADCHRELDILAQGTAQAIALGLRVNAGHGLTYWNTTPVARIPGMEELNIGHSIVSRAVLVGLERAVREMKALI; encoded by the coding sequence TTGCCTACCCTGGGAGTCAACATCGACCACATTGCCACGATTCGCCAGGCCCGCCGCACCGTTGAGCCCGACCCTGTGGCCGCAGCCGTGCTGGCCGAGCTAGCCGGGGCCGACGGCATCACCGTGCACCTGCGCGAAGACCGTCGCCACATGCAAGACCGCGACGTGCGCCTGCTGCGGCAGATGGTGCGCACCCATCTGAATTTGGAGATGGCTGCCACCGACGAAATGGTAGCGATCGCCCTCGATGTCAAACCCGACTACGTCACCCTGGTGCCCGAGCGGCGCGAGGAAGTCACCACTGAAGGCGGGCTAGATATTGCCGGTCAAACCGATCGGATGAAATCTGTAGTCAACACCCTTCAGAGCGCCGGCATTCCGGTCAGCCTGTTTATCGACGCTGCCAGCGACCAAATTGAGGCTTCAGCCCAGGTCGGTGCCCAGTTCATCGAGCTGCACACCGGCCCCTACGCCGAGGTCAAGGCCGAAGCCGACTGCCACCGCGAACTCGACATTCTGGCCCAGGGCACCGCCCAGGCGATCGCTCTAGGCCTGCGGGTCAACGCTGGCCATGGCCTCACCTACTGGAACACCACCCCAGTCGCCCGCATTCCCGGCATGGAAGAGCTCAATATCGGCCACAGCATCGTCAGCCGCGCTGTACTGGTGGGCCTAGAGCGCGCCGTCCGCGAGATGAAAGCGCTGATTTAG
- a CDS encoding MgPME-cyclase complex family protein, whose translation MTTYYYAVASQKFLLEEEPLDEVLKERRRYYQEQEQEVNFWLVKSPAFLDAPELASIKARCPQPSVALVSTSKQFITWVKLRFDYVGIGEFEAPSATIPDPLASLDAIAS comes from the coding sequence ATGACCACCTACTACTACGCCGTTGCCAGCCAAAAGTTTCTGCTCGAAGAAGAGCCCCTGGATGAAGTTCTCAAGGAGCGCCGCCGCTACTATCAGGAGCAAGAGCAGGAGGTGAATTTTTGGCTGGTCAAGTCCCCCGCTTTTTTAGATGCTCCCGAACTGGCCAGCATTAAAGCCCGCTGCCCCCAGCCCTCTGTAGCTCTAGTTTCCACCAGCAAGCAGTTCATTACCTGGGTCAAGCTGCGGTTTGATTATGTAGGCATTGGTGAGTTTGAGGCCCCCTCCGCTACCATTCCCGATCCCCTTGCATCTCTAGATGCCATAGCGTCTTAA
- a CDS encoding divergent PAP2 family protein: MDSFSDIFNNHVLVVALIACFTAQGLKAVIELVRHRKLNLRVMVETGGMPSAHSALVTALAGGIGQTLGWASPIFAATAVFSVIVMYDAAGVRQAAGKQAKVLNQIIDELFQEKPEIREDRLKELLGHTPFQVIAGSILGAMISCLAAPAY; encoded by the coding sequence ATGGACAGTTTTAGCGACATCTTCAACAACCATGTGCTCGTGGTGGCGTTAATTGCCTGCTTTACAGCCCAGGGGCTCAAGGCTGTCATTGAGCTGGTGCGCCATCGCAAGCTCAATCTGCGGGTGATGGTAGAAACCGGTGGCATGCCCAGCGCCCACTCGGCTCTAGTTACGGCCCTAGCCGGCGGCATTGGCCAGACTCTGGGCTGGGCAAGCCCAATATTTGCTGCCACCGCCGTGTTTTCGGTGATTGTCATGTATGACGCGGCGGGAGTGCGTCAGGCGGCAGGCAAGCAGGCCAAAGTGCTCAATCAAATCATTGACGAGCTGTTTCAAGAAAAGCCCGAGATTAGAGAAGATCGGCTGAAGGAACTGCTAGGACACACGCCTTTTCAGGTGATTGCCGGGTCAATTTTGGGAGCGATGATCTCTTGTCTGGCCGCGCCTGCCTACTGA
- the crtE gene encoding geranylgeranyl diphosphate synthase CrtE, with the protein MVPTNSLDSRPAAAGPFDLEAYLKERRPQVEAALDQALALRYPETLYESMRYSLLAGGKRLRPILCLATCELVGGTIAMAMPTACALEMIHTMSLIHDDLPSMDNDDYRRGRLTNHKVYGDDVAILAGDALLTYAFEHVATQTQGASPERVLRVVAGLGKAVGGEGLVGGQVVDLASEGNPNVTLETLNYIHNHKTAALLEISVTSGAILAGADEEAIDNLRQYAQRIGLAFQIVDDILDITSTSETLGKSVGKDITAQKVTYPSLWGIEESRRQANQLIEAAKESLAGFGELNRPLLAIADYIVARTY; encoded by the coding sequence ATGGTGCCAACCAACTCCCTCGATTCTAGACCCGCTGCTGCTGGCCCCTTTGACCTCGAAGCCTACCTAAAAGAGCGTCGCCCGCAGGTAGAAGCCGCCCTCGACCAGGCCCTGGCCTTGCGCTATCCCGAAACCCTCTACGAATCCATGCGCTATTCGCTGCTGGCTGGAGGTAAGCGCCTGCGCCCCATTCTTTGCCTGGCCACCTGTGAACTGGTGGGCGGCACTATAGCAATGGCCATGCCTACGGCCTGTGCCCTGGAGATGATCCACACCATGTCGCTGATCCATGACGACCTGCCGTCGATGGATAACGATGATTATCGTCGGGGCCGGCTCACCAACCACAAGGTCTACGGCGACGACGTGGCGATTCTAGCAGGCGATGCGCTGCTAACCTACGCCTTTGAACATGTGGCGACCCAAACCCAGGGGGCTTCTCCTGAGCGAGTGCTGCGGGTGGTTGCCGGGCTGGGTAAAGCGGTAGGGGGTGAAGGTCTGGTGGGCGGTCAAGTTGTGGATTTGGCCAGCGAGGGCAACCCCAACGTGACCTTGGAAACCCTCAATTACATTCACAATCACAAAACGGCGGCTCTGCTTGAAATTTCGGTGACCTCTGGGGCCATACTGGCAGGGGCTGACGAAGAGGCGATTGACAATCTGCGCCAGTACGCCCAGCGCATTGGTCTGGCCTTTCAAATCGTGGACGATATTCTTGATATCACCTCGACGTCTGAAACCCTGGGTAAGTCGGTCGGCAAAGACATTACTGCCCAGAAGGTGACCTACCCCAGCCTCTGGGGCATTGAAGAATCGCGTCGCCAGGCCAACCAGCTGATTGAGGCGGCGAAGGAGAGTTTGGCCGGCTTTGGGGAGCTGAACCGACCTCTGCTGGCGATCGCCGATTATATTGTTGCCCGTACCTACTAG
- the folD gene encoding bifunctional methylenetetrahydrofolate dehydrogenase/methenyltetrahydrofolate cyclohydrolase FolD, translated as MTQLLDGKALAAQIQTDLAADVQAFIAQGHRPPGLAVIMVGDNPASAAYVRNKERACSRVGIASYGKHLPTTVSQQEVADLIQQLNADPNVDGILVQLPLPDHLDAVALLHTIDPDKDADGLHPINLGRLVRGEPGLRSCTPYGVMRLLEAAKIDPAGATAVVVGRSILVGKPMALMLLEANATVTMAHSRTPDLAAVMRQADILVAAVGRPGMITAADVKPGAVVIDVGINRVEQPDGSARLVGDVDFASVEPVASAITPVPGGIGPMTVAMLLENTVTSYRNRL; from the coding sequence ATGACCCAACTGCTCGACGGCAAAGCCCTAGCGGCCCAAATTCAAACCGATCTGGCTGCCGATGTTCAGGCGTTCATCGCCCAGGGGCACCGTCCCCCAGGGCTAGCGGTGATTATGGTGGGTGACAATCCCGCCAGCGCCGCCTACGTGCGCAACAAAGAGCGGGCCTGTAGTCGGGTAGGCATTGCCTCCTACGGTAAGCATCTGCCCACCACCGTCTCCCAGCAGGAGGTGGCCGACCTGATTCAGCAGCTCAACGCCGACCCCAACGTAGACGGCATTTTGGTGCAGCTGCCCCTGCCTGACCACCTCGATGCCGTAGCTCTGCTCCACACCATCGACCCCGATAAAGATGCCGACGGGCTGCACCCCATCAATTTAGGACGGCTGGTGCGCGGCGAACCTGGCCTGCGCAGCTGCACTCCCTACGGCGTGATGCGACTGCTAGAGGCCGCTAAAATTGACCCCGCTGGGGCCACGGCCGTGGTAGTGGGACGCAGCATTCTCGTAGGTAAGCCCATGGCCCTGATGCTACTAGAGGCCAACGCCACCGTGACTATGGCTCACTCGCGCACCCCCGATTTAGCCGCGGTGATGCGGCAAGCTGATATTCTAGTGGCGGCGGTAGGCCGTCCCGGTATGATTACAGCGGCTGACGTTAAGCCCGGCGCCGTTGTCATCGACGTGGGCATTAACCGGGTTGAGCAGCCCGACGGCTCAGCTCGGCTGGTGGGAGATGTCGATTTTGCCTCGGTGGAGCCGGTGGCTTCGGCGATTACTCCGGTGCCGGGGGGCATTGGCCCAATGACGGTAGCCATGCTGCTTGAGAACACCGTAACTAGCTACCGCAACCGCCTGTAG
- the psbU gene encoding photosystem II complex extrinsic protein PsbU gives MKQLVGLLVALAVLFGWVSSPAVAQPISGADLLSAPFEATAWLAESPQNAVDAKLKTEYGAKLDLNNANVQGFRKFPGLYPTLARKILLNAPYESVDDVLDLPGLSEPQLEILRKNLDNFTVTVPDSAFVEGGDRFNNGVYK, from the coding sequence ATGAAACAACTGGTTGGCCTACTCGTTGCGCTGGCAGTGCTGTTTGGTTGGGTAAGCAGCCCCGCTGTAGCGCAGCCCATCTCTGGGGCAGACCTTCTGAGCGCCCCCTTTGAGGCCACGGCCTGGCTGGCAGAATCACCGCAAAACGCGGTAGACGCCAAGCTTAAGACAGAGTACGGGGCTAAATTAGACCTCAACAACGCCAACGTACAGGGCTTTAGAAAGTTTCCTGGACTGTACCCCACCCTGGCGCGCAAGATTCTACTCAACGCTCCCTACGAGAGCGTTGATGACGTGCTCGACTTGCCGGGTCTGAGCGAGCCTCAGCTTGAGATTCTGCGCAAGAACCTGGATAACTTCACGGTTACTGTGCCTGACTCTGCGTTTGTAGAAGGTGGCGATCGCTTCAACAACGGCGTTTACAAGTAG
- the nadB gene encoding L-aspartate oxidase codes for MTQPDLSPLAPPQGHHFDVLVIGGGAAGLYSALSIPPQWHIGLVTKDTLSISASDWAQGGIAAAIGVDDAVSLHVADTLVAGAGLCDPQSVEHLASKAAPCIQRLVDLGVAFDRTEGQLAMTLEAAHSRRRVLHAADTTGRAIVSILAEAVLQRPNITVFESAFALDLWMVEGRCRGALVAHSQQLQWLSAQATVLATGGGGQVYAQTTNPTASTGDGVAMAWRAGAQLRDLEFVQFHPTSLAEPGAPPFLISEAVRGEGAHLVDRQGYRFVFDYHPDGELAPRDVVSRAIFHHLQKTGDSRVWLDMRPIPRDRLQYRFPNILQVCRTWGIDPLTDPVPVSPAAHYWMGGITTDLRSQTTIPGLYAVGENASTGVHGANRLASNSLLECLVYGAELANLPLQANSDFDPKEVASAVSPLDEAALWSQNTAKDALATLHQQREQLTQLMWDAAAISREQTRLEGAIAALSQWRTEWQQHPWQSLHQLSPGQTYPLPDIDWPLVRAWGELGNLYDIAWLILNSAAFRTESRGGHFRQDYPQPSPQWQVHTVVEGDRWYTSSPVEQ; via the coding sequence TTGACCCAGCCTGATTTATCGCCGCTTGCGCCGCCTCAGGGCCACCACTTCGACGTGCTGGTGATTGGGGGAGGTGCCGCCGGGCTTTACTCGGCGCTATCGATTCCGCCCCAGTGGCACATTGGCCTGGTGACCAAGGATACGCTGTCAATTTCCGCCAGCGATTGGGCCCAGGGGGGCATTGCCGCCGCCATTGGCGTAGACGATGCCGTCTCGCTTCACGTAGCTGACACCTTGGTAGCCGGAGCCGGACTGTGCGATCCCCAATCTGTAGAGCACCTGGCCAGTAAGGCTGCTCCCTGTATTCAGCGCCTGGTGGATCTGGGGGTCGCCTTCGATCGCACCGAAGGTCAGCTGGCCATGACCCTAGAGGCCGCCCACTCGCGCCGCCGCGTGCTTCACGCCGCCGATACTACCGGGCGGGCGATCGTATCGATTCTGGCCGAGGCGGTGCTCCAGCGGCCCAACATTACAGTCTTTGAAAGTGCCTTCGCCCTCGACCTATGGATGGTCGAGGGCCGCTGCCGTGGCGCACTGGTGGCCCACAGTCAACAGCTTCAGTGGCTGTCGGCTCAAGCTACGGTGCTGGCCACGGGCGGCGGTGGCCAGGTCTATGCCCAAACGACTAATCCTACCGCCAGTACGGGGGATGGCGTGGCTATGGCCTGGCGGGCTGGAGCCCAGCTGCGCGATTTAGAATTTGTCCAGTTTCACCCCACATCCTTAGCGGAACCGGGGGCACCGCCCTTTTTAATTAGCGAAGCGGTGCGGGGAGAGGGCGCGCATTTAGTTGATCGTCAGGGTTATCGCTTTGTCTTCGACTATCATCCCGACGGTGAGCTGGCTCCGCGCGATGTGGTCAGCCGCGCCATTTTTCACCACCTGCAAAAGACCGGCGACAGCCGCGTCTGGCTCGACATGCGGCCCATTCCCCGCGATCGCTTGCAGTACCGCTTTCCGAACATTTTGCAGGTGTGCCGCACTTGGGGCATCGACCCCCTCACCGACCCGGTGCCAGTCTCTCCCGCTGCTCACTACTGGATGGGCGGCATCACGACGGATCTTCGCAGCCAAACCACTATTCCAGGCCTTTATGCCGTGGGCGAAAACGCCAGCACCGGAGTTCACGGCGCCAACCGTCTAGCCAGCAACTCTCTGCTGGAATGCCTAGTCTACGGCGCTGAACTGGCCAACCTGCCCCTGCAGGCGAACAGTGATTTCGATCCCAAAGAAGTGGCCTCAGCAGTATCACCCCTGGATGAGGCCGCCCTATGGTCCCAGAACACCGCCAAAGACGCCCTGGCAACGCTTCATCAACAGCGCGAGCAGCTAACTCAGCTAATGTGGGATGCGGCCGCCATCAGCCGCGAGCAGACACGGCTGGAGGGGGCGATCGCCGCTCTGAGCCAGTGGCGCACCGAGTGGCAACAGCACCCGTGGCAGTCTCTGCACCAGCTGTCGCCCGGCCAGACTTACCCCCTGCCTGACATCGACTGGCCGTTGGTGCGAGCCTGGGGCGAACTGGGCAACCTCTACGACATCGCCTGGCTGATCCTCAACAGCGCCGCCTTCCGCACTGAAAGCCGGGGCGGCCACTTTCGCCAAGACTACCCTCAACCTAGCCCTCAATGGCAGGTGCATACAGTAGTTGAGGGCGATCGCTGGTATACGTCTTCCCCTGTGGAGCAATAG
- a CDS encoding metal-binding protein, whose product MSSGRTHDRITLWALPLVVLAAFRVTLSGQLTAVVCLGFLLGGWMLGPDLDIHSVQYKRWGWLRWIWLPYRSRIRHRSHWSHGPIIGTVVRVLYLSLWVSIGGLLIVNLLNSAQRTALSWEDLINGLSWGLVTYWPWWLALVVGLELGALSHYVADWISSAYKGKRKRSKKRKRR is encoded by the coding sequence ATGTCCTCAGGCCGCACTCACGATCGCATTACTCTCTGGGCCTTACCCTTGGTGGTGTTGGCTGCCTTTCGCGTCACCCTCAGCGGCCAGCTGACTGCAGTGGTCTGTCTAGGTTTTTTGCTGGGCGGCTGGATGCTGGGCCCCGATCTCGATATTCACTCGGTGCAATACAAACGCTGGGGCTGGCTGCGGTGGATCTGGCTTCCCTATCGGAGCCGCATTCGCCACCGATCGCACTGGTCCCACGGGCCGATTATCGGCACCGTGGTGCGGGTGCTCTACCTGTCGCTATGGGTGAGCATTGGGGGGCTGCTGATCGTCAATCTGCTGAACAGCGCCCAGCGCACCGCCCTTTCCTGGGAGGACCTGATCAACGGGCTAAGCTGGGGATTGGTCACCTACTGGCCCTGGTGGCTGGCCCTAGTGGTGGGGTTAGAACTGGGGGCTCTGAGCCACTATGTAGCCGACTGGATATCCTCAGCATATAAGGGCAAGCGGAAGCGATCCAAAAAGCGGAAGCGGCGGTAG